One segment of Neodiprion fabricii isolate iyNeoFabr1 chromosome 1, iyNeoFabr1.1, whole genome shotgun sequence DNA contains the following:
- the LOC124175826 gene encoding cuticle protein 8-like: MFRFFVVVAMAAVATEASVLGYEGAGYSGLAGHGYGGYAGYGGYPGYGGYGNAVSHGAVVAPAIAVAPVAVAKVGYGGYGGYGGYGGYGAGYGAGYEGAHDSYAYPKYSYNYGVHDPHTGDVKSQEEVRDGDVVKGSYSLNEPDGTVRVVEYTADDHNGFNAVVKKIGHAVHPAPTPVVKYVAAPAHYDSGYGYNKYY; this comes from the exons ATGTTCCGG TTCTTCGTCGTTGTCGCCATGGCCGCAGTCGCCACTGAGGCTAGTGTTCTCGGATACGAGGGTGCCGGGTACTCCGGACTTGCAGGCCACGGCTACGGAGGCTACGCTGGCTACGGAGGATACCCTGGCTACGGTGGATACGGCAACGCCGTGTCTCACGGAGCCGTTGTTGCCCCGGCCATCGCCGTCGCTCCGGTTGCCGTCGCCAAGGTTGGATACGGAGGATACGGAGGATACGGAGGATACGGAGGATACGGTGCTGGTTACGGCGCCGGTTACGAAGGTGCCCACGACAGCTAC GCCTACCCAAAATACTCCTACAACTACGGAGTCCACGACCCCCACACCGGTGACGTTAAGAGCCAAGAGGAGGTCCGAGACGGAGACGTAGTCAAGGGTTCCTACAGCCTGAACGAGCCCGACGGTACAGTTCGCGTTGTCGAGTACACCGCCGATGACCACAACGGATTCAACGCCGTCGTAAAGAAAATCGGACACGCCGTCCACCCCGCCCCGACACCGGTTGTCAAGTACGTCGCGGCGCCAGCTCACTACGATTCCGGATACGGATACAACAAGTACTACTAA